One region of Monomorium pharaonis isolate MP-MQ-018 chromosome 11, ASM1337386v2, whole genome shotgun sequence genomic DNA includes:
- the LOC105836545 gene encoding uncharacterized protein LOC105836545 isoform X1: protein MYKITNCRPCITYVYFNYNQQHTHAHTHTHTHTHIKKFDMTREFFEMDRLNTFYHKHPREREARVRICSCQRDTLNGLFVIYIFLSWGRRIDNKLRDVLQHVSSEIFILYKRRRRKVCGRCYNTLNKMKKSSDSSPDVTVDDTVMPDVNEKPLAPIDITMKLDSLENPVKPPIVIYKHTNHWDKLKMGLDPVDQQIVDRLQKLKDEERNIALPTVEEIKQRLAVLKDQNPEASGSNSINIHQVDTRTDQEKADDLIQEYLAQMELPSTSDFCKDIQEKLNALQDDGSKTCLNQNMKEKINIYKEILCDSTSNDSVELISKISAMEIETPLKMEDEDEEENDDKEESESECVMCSRTANELDLYRCAGCTDDLYCPLCFESSHDESEMVDKHKPVRFVKEDKRDKLSSAKMSLIRKLLTSDCPKNNQ, encoded by the exons atgtataagatAACTAATTGTAGACCTTGCATtacatatgtgtattttaattacaaccagcaacacacacacgcacacacacacacacacacacacacacatattaaaaaattcgatatgACTAgggaattttttgaaatggATCGATTGAATACGTTTTACCATAAACATCCTCGAGAACGAGAGGCTCGAGTTCGTATCTGCTCGTGTCAGAGAGATACTCTTAATGGATTATTcgttatatatatctttttgtcATGGGGAAGGCGTATCGATAACAAATTAAGAGATGTCCTGCAACACGTGTCAAGTgaaattttcattctttacaAGAGAC GGAGAAGAAAAGTTTGCGGGCGTTGTTACAATACGTtgaacaaaatgaaaaaatcaaGTGACTCGAGTCCCGACGTCACTGTTGATGATACTGTTATGCCTGACGTGAATGAGAAACCACTTGCACCAATTGACATTACTATGAA acTGGATTCATTAGAAAATCCAGTAAAACCTCCGATAGTGATATACAAACATACAAATCACTGGGACAAACTCAAGATGGGATTAGATCCAGTCGATCAACAGATTGTAGACAGACTACAAAAGCTGAAAGATGAGGAACGGAACATTGCATTGCCTACTGTCGAGGAAATAAAGCAAAGATTGGCAGTGTTGAAGGATCAGAATCCAGAGGCCAGTGGAAGTAATAGCATAAAT ATACACCAAGTGGATACTCGAACGGATCAAGAAAAGGCGGACGATTTAATTCAAGAGTATCTCGCACAAATGGAGCTACCTTCGACCAGTGATTTCTGTAAAGATATTCAGGAGAAACTCAATGCTTTACAGGATGACGGCAGTAAGACT TGTCTCAATCAAAACATGAaggagaaaattaatatttataaggaaATATTATGTGACTCAACAAGCAATGATAGTGTGGAGTTAATTAGCAAGATTTCGGCAATGGAAATAGAG ACTCCTCTGAAAATGGAAGATGAGGACGAAGAAGAGAATGATGATAAAGAGGAAAGTGAAAGTGAATGCGTTATGTGCTCGCGAACTGCGAATGAATTGGATCTATACAGATGCGCAGGTTGTACAGATGATCTCTACTGTCCCTTATGTTTTGAGAGTTCTCACGACGAGAGTGAAATGGTGGACAAACACAAGCCGGTTCGCTTTGTTAAGGAAGATAAGAGAGATAAATTATCGTCCGCAAAAATGAGCCTTATACGAAAATTGTTAACGTCAGATTGTCCGAAGAACAATCAGTGA
- the LOC105836545 gene encoding uncharacterized protein LOC105836545 isoform X2 translates to MNNALCASCVETERSLKNLFQTLQIISQTLLEFFEMDRLNTFYHKHPREREARVRICSCQRDTLNGLFVIYIFLSWGRRIDNKLRDVLQHVSSEIFILYKRRRRKVCGRCYNTLNKMKKSSDSSPDVTVDDTVMPDVNEKPLAPIDITMKLDSLENPVKPPIVIYKHTNHWDKLKMGLDPVDQQIVDRLQKLKDEERNIALPTVEEIKQRLAVLKDQNPEASGSNSINIHQVDTRTDQEKADDLIQEYLAQMELPSTSDFCKDIQEKLNALQDDGSKTCLNQNMKEKINIYKEILCDSTSNDSVELISKISAMEIETPLKMEDEDEEENDDKEESESECVMCSRTANELDLYRCAGCTDDLYCPLCFESSHDESEMVDKHKPVRFVKEDKRDKLSSAKMSLIRKLLTSDCPKNNQ, encoded by the exons atgaacaatgcattatgcgcatcatgcgttgaaacggaacgcagcctcAAAAATCTGTTTCAGACACTTCAGATAATATCACAaacattatt ggaattttttgaaatggATCGATTGAATACGTTTTACCATAAACATCCTCGAGAACGAGAGGCTCGAGTTCGTATCTGCTCGTGTCAGAGAGATACTCTTAATGGATTATTcgttatatatatctttttgtcATGGGGAAGGCGTATCGATAACAAATTAAGAGATGTCCTGCAACACGTGTCAAGTgaaattttcattctttacaAGAGAC GGAGAAGAAAAGTTTGCGGGCGTTGTTACAATACGTtgaacaaaatgaaaaaatcaaGTGACTCGAGTCCCGACGTCACTGTTGATGATACTGTTATGCCTGACGTGAATGAGAAACCACTTGCACCAATTGACATTACTATGAA acTGGATTCATTAGAAAATCCAGTAAAACCTCCGATAGTGATATACAAACATACAAATCACTGGGACAAACTCAAGATGGGATTAGATCCAGTCGATCAACAGATTGTAGACAGACTACAAAAGCTGAAAGATGAGGAACGGAACATTGCATTGCCTACTGTCGAGGAAATAAAGCAAAGATTGGCAGTGTTGAAGGATCAGAATCCAGAGGCCAGTGGAAGTAATAGCATAAAT ATACACCAAGTGGATACTCGAACGGATCAAGAAAAGGCGGACGATTTAATTCAAGAGTATCTCGCACAAATGGAGCTACCTTCGACCAGTGATTTCTGTAAAGATATTCAGGAGAAACTCAATGCTTTACAGGATGACGGCAGTAAGACT TGTCTCAATCAAAACATGAaggagaaaattaatatttataaggaaATATTATGTGACTCAACAAGCAATGATAGTGTGGAGTTAATTAGCAAGATTTCGGCAATGGAAATAGAG ACTCCTCTGAAAATGGAAGATGAGGACGAAGAAGAGAATGATGATAAAGAGGAAAGTGAAAGTGAATGCGTTATGTGCTCGCGAACTGCGAATGAATTGGATCTATACAGATGCGCAGGTTGTACAGATGATCTCTACTGTCCCTTATGTTTTGAGAGTTCTCACGACGAGAGTGAAATGGTGGACAAACACAAGCCGGTTCGCTTTGTTAAGGAAGATAAGAGAGATAAATTATCGTCCGCAAAAATGAGCCTTATACGAAAATTGTTAACGTCAGATTGTCCGAAGAACAATCAGTGA
- the LOC105828404 gene encoding protein Mo25 isoform X2: protein MPLFGKSQKSPAEVVKALKEAVNALERGDKKAQEDVSKNLVHIKNMLYGTAETEPQADIVVAQLAQELYNSNLLLLLVQNLSRIDFEGKKDVAQVFNNILRRQIGTRSPTVEYICTKPEILFTLMSGYEHQDIALNCGTMLRECARYEALAKIMIYSDDFYNFFRYVEVSTFDIASDAFSTFKELLTRHKILSAEFLEIHYDKVFSHYQRLLNSENYVTRRQSLKLLGELLLDRHNFTVMTRYISNPDNLKLMMNMLKEKSRNIQFEAFHVFKVFVANPNKPKPILDILLRNQEKLIEFLTRFHTDRSEDEQFNDEKAYLIKQIKELKSVHDN, encoded by the exons ATGCCTCTATTCGGAAAGTCCCAGAAAAGCCCTGCAGAAGTGGTGAAAGCGCTTAAGGAGGCGGTGAACGCGTTGGAACGCGGCGACAAGAAG GCGCAAGAAGACGTCAGCAAGAATCTAGTACACATCAAAAACATGCTGTATGGCACAGCCGAGACGGAGCCACAGGCGGACATCGTGGTGGCACAGCTTGCGCAGGAATTGTATAACAGCAATCTGCTGCTTCTGTTGGTGCAAAATTTGAGTCGTATCGACTTCGAG GGAAAGAAGGATGTCGCACAGGTCTTCAATAACATTTTACGGAGACAAATCGGAACTAGATCGCCCACAGTAGAATACATATGTACCAAACctgaaattctttttacacTTATGTCCGG ATACGAGCACCAAGACATTGCACTCAACTGTGGCACGATGTTACGAGAGTGTGCGAGATACGAAGCTCTAGCTAAGATCATGATCTACTCGGATGACTTTTACAACTTCTTCAGATATGTCGAGGTTTCTACGTTCGATATCGCGTCTGACGCTTTCTCTACATTTAAA GAATTACTTACGAGGCACAAAATACTCAGCGCCGAATTCTTAGAAATACATTACGATAAAGTTTTTTCACATTATCAGAGGTTACTCAATTCAGAAAACTATGTAACACGACGACAGAGCTTAAAACTATTGGGCGAGCTATTGCTCGATAGACACAATTTTACA GTTATGACACGATATATATCAAATccagataatttaaaattgatgatGAATATGCTGAAGGAGAAGTCTCGCAATATACAGTTTGAAGCTTTCCACGTTTTCAAG GTATTTGTGGCGAATCCCAACAAACCAAAACCCATTCTAGACATATTACTCCGTAATCAGGAGAAACTGATCGAGTTCCTGACGCGCTTCCACACGGATCGTTCAGAAGACGAACAGTTCAACGACGAGAAGGCGTATCTAATTAAACAGATCAAAGAACTTAAGTCTGTACATGATAATTAA
- the LOC105836545 gene encoding abscission/NoCut checkpoint regulator isoform X3, with product MSCNTCQVKFSFFTRDIGCPGCGFSCCSKCLKYKCNVPDTGRRKVCGRCYNTLNKMKKSSDSSPDVTVDDTVMPDVNEKPLAPIDITMKLDSLENPVKPPIVIYKHTNHWDKLKMGLDPVDQQIVDRLQKLKDEERNIALPTVEEIKQRLAVLKDQNPEASGSNSINIHQVDTRTDQEKADDLIQEYLAQMELPSTSDFCKDIQEKLNALQDDGSKTCLNQNMKEKINIYKEILCDSTSNDSVELISKISAMEIETPLKMEDEDEEENDDKEESESECVMCSRTANELDLYRCAGCTDDLYCPLCFESSHDESEMVDKHKPVRFVKEDKRDKLSSAKMSLIRKLLTSDCPKNNQ from the exons ATGTCCTGCAACACGTGTCAAGTgaaattttcattctttacaAGAGAC ATCGGTTGCCCTGGCTGCGGCTTTTCTTGCTGTAGCAAATGTCTCAAGTACAAATGCAATGTTCCTGATACAGGGAGAAGAAAAGTTTGCGGGCGTTGTTACAATACGTtgaacaaaatgaaaaaatcaaGTGACTCGAGTCCCGACGTCACTGTTGATGATACTGTTATGCCTGACGTGAATGAGAAACCACTTGCACCAATTGACATTACTATGAA acTGGATTCATTAGAAAATCCAGTAAAACCTCCGATAGTGATATACAAACATACAAATCACTGGGACAAACTCAAGATGGGATTAGATCCAGTCGATCAACAGATTGTAGACAGACTACAAAAGCTGAAAGATGAGGAACGGAACATTGCATTGCCTACTGTCGAGGAAATAAAGCAAAGATTGGCAGTGTTGAAGGATCAGAATCCAGAGGCCAGTGGAAGTAATAGCATAAAT ATACACCAAGTGGATACTCGAACGGATCAAGAAAAGGCGGACGATTTAATTCAAGAGTATCTCGCACAAATGGAGCTACCTTCGACCAGTGATTTCTGTAAAGATATTCAGGAGAAACTCAATGCTTTACAGGATGACGGCAGTAAGACT TGTCTCAATCAAAACATGAaggagaaaattaatatttataaggaaATATTATGTGACTCAACAAGCAATGATAGTGTGGAGTTAATTAGCAAGATTTCGGCAATGGAAATAGAG ACTCCTCTGAAAATGGAAGATGAGGACGAAGAAGAGAATGATGATAAAGAGGAAAGTGAAAGTGAATGCGTTATGTGCTCGCGAACTGCGAATGAATTGGATCTATACAGATGCGCAGGTTGTACAGATGATCTCTACTGTCCCTTATGTTTTGAGAGTTCTCACGACGAGAGTGAAATGGTGGACAAACACAAGCCGGTTCGCTTTGTTAAGGAAGATAAGAGAGATAAATTATCGTCCGCAAAAATGAGCCTTATACGAAAATTGTTAACGTCAGATTGTCCGAAGAACAATCAGTGA
- the LOC105828404 gene encoding protein Mo25 isoform X1, whose amino-acid sequence MPLFGKSQKSPAEVVKALKEAVNALERGDKKVEKAQEDVSKNLVHIKNMLYGTAETEPQADIVVAQLAQELYNSNLLLLLVQNLSRIDFEGKKDVAQVFNNILRRQIGTRSPTVEYICTKPEILFTLMSGYEHQDIALNCGTMLRECARYEALAKIMIYSDDFYNFFRYVEVSTFDIASDAFSTFKELLTRHKILSAEFLEIHYDKVFSHYQRLLNSENYVTRRQSLKLLGELLLDRHNFTVMTRYISNPDNLKLMMNMLKEKSRNIQFEAFHVFKVFVANPNKPKPILDILLRNQEKLIEFLTRFHTDRSEDEQFNDEKAYLIKQIKELKSVHDN is encoded by the exons ATGCCTCTATTCGGAAAGTCCCAGAAAAGCCCTGCAGAAGTGGTGAAAGCGCTTAAGGAGGCGGTGAACGCGTTGGAACGCGGCGACAAGAAGGTAGAGAAG GCGCAAGAAGACGTCAGCAAGAATCTAGTACACATCAAAAACATGCTGTATGGCACAGCCGAGACGGAGCCACAGGCGGACATCGTGGTGGCACAGCTTGCGCAGGAATTGTATAACAGCAATCTGCTGCTTCTGTTGGTGCAAAATTTGAGTCGTATCGACTTCGAG GGAAAGAAGGATGTCGCACAGGTCTTCAATAACATTTTACGGAGACAAATCGGAACTAGATCGCCCACAGTAGAATACATATGTACCAAACctgaaattctttttacacTTATGTCCGG ATACGAGCACCAAGACATTGCACTCAACTGTGGCACGATGTTACGAGAGTGTGCGAGATACGAAGCTCTAGCTAAGATCATGATCTACTCGGATGACTTTTACAACTTCTTCAGATATGTCGAGGTTTCTACGTTCGATATCGCGTCTGACGCTTTCTCTACATTTAAA GAATTACTTACGAGGCACAAAATACTCAGCGCCGAATTCTTAGAAATACATTACGATAAAGTTTTTTCACATTATCAGAGGTTACTCAATTCAGAAAACTATGTAACACGACGACAGAGCTTAAAACTATTGGGCGAGCTATTGCTCGATAGACACAATTTTACA GTTATGACACGATATATATCAAATccagataatttaaaattgatgatGAATATGCTGAAGGAGAAGTCTCGCAATATACAGTTTGAAGCTTTCCACGTTTTCAAG GTATTTGTGGCGAATCCCAACAAACCAAAACCCATTCTAGACATATTACTCCGTAATCAGGAGAAACTGATCGAGTTCCTGACGCGCTTCCACACGGATCGTTCAGAAGACGAACAGTTCAACGACGAGAAGGCGTATCTAATTAAACAGATCAAAGAACTTAAGTCTGTACATGATAATTAA